From the Fusobacterium ulcerans ATCC 49185 genome, the window ATTGATCCAGAAGTTGGGGATAGAGTACAAGTTACTATTATAGCTAACAACTTTGTAAATGAACAGGAGAAAAGCGAGCCATTTATCAATGTAGATGCTAAGAAACCTGTAACAGTTGTTACTCCAGAAGAAGCAGATGTAAAAAGATCTGAACTTGATCTTCCACCTTGGATAAGAAGTTCTAAAAAATAATAAATAAATACTTGAAAAAATCATTGGAAAATGGTATAGTATTTATTGCCCTGCTCAAAATCAATGTGTTTTGGGCTAAAACCATAGGGAGGAGGTTAAGAAATGAAAAAATATGAAATCATGTACATCATCAACCCAACAATTTTAGAAGAAGGTAGAGATGCAGTAGTTGAAAAAGTAACAGGAATTTTAACTGCAGCTGGAGCTACAGTAGCTAAAAGTGAAAAATGGGGAGAAAGAAAATTAGCTTATCCTATTGATAAGAAAAAAACTGGATTCTATGTACTAGCAACTTTTGATATTGATGGAACTCAATTATCAGCAGTTGAAGGAAAGCTTAACATTACTGAAGAAGTAATGAGATATATCATCGTTAAGCAAGACTAATTATTTTAGAATGTAGTTAAAATCAAGAGGAGGTTATAAAAATGGCAGAATTCAGAAGAAGAAGAGCTAAATTAAGAGTTAAAGCTGAAGAAATTGATTATAAAAATGTAGACCTTTTAAAAAGATTTGTATCTGATAAAGGAAAAATCAATCCTTCTAGAGTAACTGGAGCTAATGCTAAGTTACAAAGAAGAATAGCTAAAGCTATAAAAAGAGCTAGAAACATTGCTTTGATTCCTTATACAAGAGTTGAAAAATAGTTTCTTACAGGTTGGACGTTAAAGTTCAGCCTTTTTTCTTTTTTTGATAATTGTCATAAATACTAATATAAATTCATTTTAAAAGTAATTATCAAAAAAATATTATAGACTTTTGGTACTAACATATAAAATGTTTTAGTAGTGTATAGTGGGAACAAATGCATAAATTTCTGATAATAGCAGCAATAGAATTGCTTCTAGCATTTTCATCTTTTAGCTATAACAGTAATGTACATTCCTGTAATTGCTGGGGCATTTTTTCTAGGATCTTTTATACAGTAAAAATAGAGGAAGAGATGGATATGCCTTCTGGAAAGAATAATAATATATAAAATTAGGACCAGTTGAGATAATCAACTGGCCCTTTTGAATTTTTAGTAATTAATATCTTTTTTTAAATCATATTTTTTAATTTTATGATTAAGAAGCTGTCGAGAAATTTTAAGAGTATCTGCCAATTCTGAAAATGAGCAAGTGTTTTTAGAAGCTGTGATTATATAATTTTTTTCAAAATTTTCAAGAGCAGTATTTAAAGATTCATTTTTATAAGTACTATTAGGTACAGGACTGCTGCAATGGTTTAATTTATTATCAGCTGTTAAAATATAATCAGGAATGTCACATAATTCTATGATATCAGATGAGGCAAAGTTGAAAGCTGTTTCAATTACATTTTTTAATTCTCTCACATTTCCAGGCCATGTATAATCACCAAAGATATTCAAAACATTTTTTGAAATACCAGATATAGACATATTCATTTTTTTATTGTAAAGGTTGATAAAAAAATGGGATAGTTTTTCTATATCTTTTTTTCTTTCAGCTAGTGCAGGAGTTTTTAACTGAACACTTGATAATCTGTAAAAGAGATCAGGGCGAATTCTTTTTTCAGCAAGACAGACTTCAGGAACTTCATTGATTGCTGCTATTATACGAACATCTACTTCTTTAGTTTCGATTCCTCCTATCCTTGTTATTTTTTTGTCTTCTATTATTCTTAAAAGTTTTGCCTGCATATTGAGGTTCATAGAGTTGATTTCATCTAAAAAAATTGTTCCCCCATCTGCCATCTCAAAAATTCCAGGTCTATTTATAGCATCAGTATAACTCCCTTTTGTAGTTCCAAATAAAATACTCTCCAAAAGGTTATCAGGGATAGCTGCACAGTTTTGTGAAATAAATATTTTGTTTTTCCTGTCACTGTTGCTATGAATAGACTGAGCTACCATTTCTTTTCCTGTTCCTGTTTCTCCATATATAAATACATTTGAATTAGTTCTGGAAACTTTGGATATCTTATTTTTTAAGGCTGTAATTTCTTCAGAAGTTCCTATTATATCATCAATAGTATAGAGTTCATTGGAACATGGAGCTAATATATTTGAATGGTTGGTAAAGTTATTTTTTTTAAAGTTGCTTACAAACCTTACTGTATTTACAGCTCCTATGACTTTATCATCTGCAATGATAGGGATTGTACTGTCAACTATAGGTTCTTTTTTTCCATTGCTGTAAATAATAACCTGAGTATTATTCAGAGAAGTTTCTCTATATTTTACTGCTTTGTAGAAAGTAGAAGATTCCTCAGTAATATTTGCAAAAATATCAAGAGGTGTTTTTCCAATAGCTGCTTTTACATCAACACTTCCAAGTCCAGAAGCAGAAAAATATTTACAGTACCTTATAATCAGGTTTTCGTCTACAACCATTATTCCATCAAAGGAATTATCTATCATTTTTATTAAATCAATATAGTTCTCAATCATTTTAATCCCTCCCTTTGAATTACTTTAACATATTTGTAATAGTAATGTAAAATATTTTTTACAAAAGAGTAAAAAAATTTACAGTTTCTTAAATGAATAGAAATGTATTTGAGTATAAAAATTATATATTTTAGAGAAAAGTGGAGCTAATAAAATATTGGCATAAAAATTGCTTTTAATTAAAACAATGAAATTTAAGGAGGGGAATAAAATGACTTTAGACACGTTACTGTATAATGGAGAGTTTCATTCAATGGATGAGGCTAATTCTATTTATGAGGCAATTGGAATAAAGGATGGAAAAATATCTTTTCTTGGAAAAGATAAAGAGAGTGAGAATTTGAAAGCAAAAGAAAAAATAGATATGAAAGGAAAATTAGTTTTTCCTGGATTTGTAGATACACATCTTCATGCTTTGGATTATGCAGAAACAAAAAAATTTGTAAAATTAAATGGGTCAGAATCAGTAGAGGAAGTTATCAAAAGAGGCAAAGAGCATTATAAGAAAAATGGATTGAGTCAAGGATGGTTAATTGGATGGGGTTGGAATCAATCAGAATTTAAAGATGGAAATGATTTTATTTATAAAAAGGACTTGGATAAAATATCTACAGATTATCCTATAATTTTATTGAGAGTTTGTGCTCATGTTGCTGTAGTAAATTCAAAGGCTATGGAAATGATAATGAAAAATAAAATTTCAGAAGAAGCTATGGAGTATATAGATATAGAAAAAGGTACCTTGAGAGAATCTTCAATAACAGTATATAGAAAGACTTTAGAAAAACCTACTATTGAATATATTAAAGAGATGATTCTTCTGGCACAGGAAGATTTTCTGAAAGAGGGGATAACACAGGTACATAGTGCTGACTATTTTTCAGCAGTTCCAGAGGAGGATTGGGAAAAGGTAATAACAGCATATACAGAGCTTGAAAAAGAAGGAAAATTGAAAGTAAGAACCTATGAACAGAATATGTTTTTTGTTTATGAAAATTTTGAAGAATTTATAAATAAAGGATACAGAACAGGGCAAGGTGGGGAATACTTTAAAATTGGACCTTTAAAAGTTATATCAGATGGATCTCTTGGAGCAAGAACAGCCTATATGAATGAACCATATACTGATGATTCAAGTACTTGTGGAATACAGATTTTAGATGAAGATCAATTAAGAAAATTTTTTAGAAAAGCTAAAGAAAA encodes:
- a CDS encoding sigma-54 interaction domain-containing protein; its protein translation is MIENYIDLIKMIDNSFDGIMVVDENLIIRYCKYFSASGLGSVDVKAAIGKTPLDIFANITEESSTFYKAVKYRETSLNNTQVIIYSNGKKEPIVDSTIPIIADDKVIGAVNTVRFVSNFKKNNFTNHSNILAPCSNELYTIDDIIGTSEEITALKNKISKVSRTNSNVFIYGETGTGKEMVAQSIHSNSDRKNKIFISQNCAAIPDNLLESILFGTTKGSYTDAINRPGIFEMADGGTIFLDEINSMNLNMQAKLLRIIEDKKITRIGGIETKEVDVRIIAAINEVPEVCLAEKRIRPDLFYRLSSVQLKTPALAERKKDIEKLSHFFINLYNKKMNMSISGISKNVLNIFGDYTWPGNVRELKNVIETAFNFASSDIIELCDIPDYILTADNKLNHCSSPVPNSTYKNESLNTALENFEKNYIITASKNTCSFSELADTLKISRQLLNHKIKKYDLKKDINY
- the rpsF gene encoding 30S ribosomal protein S6 produces the protein MKKYEIMYIINPTILEEGRDAVVEKVTGILTAAGATVAKSEKWGERKLAYPIDKKKTGFYVLATFDIDGTQLSAVEGKLNITEEVMRYIIVKQD
- the rpsR gene encoding 30S ribosomal protein S18 translates to MAEFRRRRAKLRVKAEEIDYKNVDLLKRFVSDKGKINPSRVTGANAKLQRRIAKAIKRARNIALIPYTRVEK
- a CDS encoding amidohydrolase; its protein translation is MTLDTLLYNGEFHSMDEANSIYEAIGIKDGKISFLGKDKESENLKAKEKIDMKGKLVFPGFVDTHLHALDYAETKKFVKLNGSESVEEVIKRGKEHYKKNGLSQGWLIGWGWNQSEFKDGNDFIYKKDLDKISTDYPIILLRVCAHVAVVNSKAMEMIMKNKISEEAMEYIDIEKGTLRESSITVYRKTLEKPTIEYIKEMILLAQEDFLKEGITQVHSADYFSAVPEEDWEKVITAYTELEKEGKLKVRTYEQNMFFVYENFEEFINKGYRTGQGGEYFKIGPLKVISDGSLGARTAYMNEPYTDDSSTCGIQILDEDQLRKFFRKAKENNMQVAVHGIGDGAIEIAADILNEVNKDNLSNPMRNGIVHAQITNKRILNKMVKGNITAYIQPVFIDTDMEIAEERLGKERTDSSYAWKTMLDEGLHISGGSDAPVVSFNILENIYFAVTSKNIKGLPEGGWMPSQRLSIDEAVRLFTINAAYQSFEENIKGTLEIGKYADITGLEKNIYNIPKDEIKDVKISFTMVNGEIVYKKD